Proteins encoded within one genomic window of Felis catus isolate Fca126 chromosome C1, F.catus_Fca126_mat1.0, whole genome shotgun sequence:
- the LOC101085304 gene encoding 60S ribosomal protein L21-like produces the protein MTNTKGKRRGTRYMFSRPFRKHGVVPLATYMRIYKKGDIVDIKGMGTVQKGMPHKCYHGKTGRVYNVTQHAVGIVVNKQVKDKILAKRINVRIEHNKHSKSRDSFLKRVKENYQKKKEAKEKGTWVQLKHQPAPPREAHFVRTNGKEPELLEPIPYEFMA, from the coding sequence ATGACcaacacaaagggaaagaggagaggtacTCGCTATATGTTCTCTAGGCCTTTTAGAAAACATGGAGTTGTCCCTTTGGCAACATACATGCGAATCTACAAGAAAGGTGATATTGTGGACATCAAGGGAATGGGCACTGTTCAAAAAGGAATGCCCCACAAATGTTACCACGGCAAAACTGGAAGAGTCTACAATGTTACCCAGCATGCTGTTGGCATTGTTGTAAACAAACAAGTTAAGGACAAGATTCTTGCTAAGAGAATTAATGTACGTATCGAACACAATAAGCACTCAAAGAGCCGAGACAGCTTCCTGAAGCGTGTGaaggaaaattatcagaaaaagaaggaagccaaggagaaaggtaCTTGGGTTCAACTGAAGCACCAGCCTGCCCCACCCAGAGAAGCACACTTTGTGAGAACCAATGGAAAGGAGCCTGAGCTGTTGGAACCCATTCCCTATGAATTCATGGcgtga